Proteins encoded in a region of the Leptotrichia sp. oral taxon 215 str. W9775 genome:
- a CDS encoding flavodoxin family protein produces the protein MKKLVIFSTLTGNTEKIANAIFSVIEGDKELLNVKDSDKINPDDYDKIIVGYWVDKGDADEKMKAFMSKIRNKSVSAFGTLGAKSDSEHAKKCMTAVREFLESNGNKVEREFICQGAVSPQLIEKFRKMTKEGILTGHHAATPETEKRWAEAAKHPDETDIENAKKIFAGL, from the coding sequence ATGAAAAAGCTGGTAATATTTTCCACATTGACGGGAAATACAGAAAAAATAGCTAATGCAATATTTTCAGTAATTGAAGGAGATAAGGAATTATTAAATGTAAAAGATTCAGATAAAATAAATCCTGATGATTATGATAAAATAATAGTTGGATACTGGGTTGACAAAGGTGATGCTGATGAAAAAATGAAAGCCTTTATGTCAAAAATAAGAAACAAATCAGTGTCGGCATTTGGAACACTTGGAGCAAAATCTGATTCTGAGCATGCAAAAAAATGTATGACTGCAGTGCGGGAATTTCTTGAATCCAATGGGAACAAAGTTGAAAGGGAATTTATTTGCCAAGGTGCTGTTTCTCCGCAGCTGATTGAGAAATTTAGAAAAATGACTAAAGAAGGGATCCTTACAGGTCATCATGCTGCAACTCCTGAAACTGAAAAAAGATGGGCAGAAGCTGCAAAACACCCTGATGAAACTGATATTGAAAATGCGAAGAAAATATTTGCAGGATTGTAA